From Nitrospirota bacterium:
CACTTCATGCGGCTGAAGGTGCTCCAGCACCTCCGCGAAAGCGGTTTTTTGACGGAACGTCTCGAGTGGACAGACGGGCGAGACATCTCGACACGCAAGAGCGCCGGGGTGACGAAAGGGGTGGCGGCATGATCTTCAAAGAGACGGCGCTCAAGGGGGCATTCATTATCGAGCCCGAAAAGAGGGCCGACGAGCGGGGCATGTTCGCGCGCGCCTGGTGCAGGAACGAGTTCGAGGCGCACGGCCTCGTCGCTGCCGTGGTGCAGAGCAACCTCTCGTTCAGCAGGAAGAAAGGCACCCTGCGCGGCATGCATTACCAGCTCCCGCCGTACGAAGAGACCAAGCTCGTGCGCTGCACGAAGGGCGCTCTCTTCGACGTGATCATCGACCTCAGGCCCGCCTCGCCGACCTACAAGCAGTGGATCGGCGCAGAGCTGACCGAGGAGAACCATACCATGCTGTATGTGCCGCGGGGGTTCGCGCACGGCTTCCAGACCCTCACCGATAACGTCGAGGTGTTCTACCACGTGTCGCAGTTCTACTCGCCCGAGGCGGAGCGGGGAATCCGGTGGAACGATCCCCTCTTCGGCATCCGGTGGCCGGAAGCCGCGGAGCGCACCATATCGGATAAGGACCGGAGCTGGCCGGACTTCACCCCGGAGTGGCACCTGGGCGCATCGAAACCAGAGACTGCCGTTGCCGCGCTGCCGTAAGGTCTGAACACCACCACCTCATAATCGGGAGGAGATCAATGATAATCGTCGATAGGGCGCTCGAAAAGCGCGAGCACGAAGGCGCTCCCCTTACGGTAGCGCTGGTCGGGGCCGGATTCATGGGGCGCGGTATTGCGCTCCAGATTATCAACAGCGTTAAGGGGATGCGGCTCGTGGCGATCGCAAACCGCCGCCTCGACGGAGCGGGCCGGGCCTATGCAGAGGCGGGAATCACCGGGATCGAAACGGTCGAGACGGTGGCGGGGCTGGAAGAGGCGATCGCGCGCAAGCGCCCGGCGATTACCGACGATGCGCTGCTGCTCTGCCGTGCCGAAGGTATCGATGCGATCATCGAAGCGACGGGGGATGTCGAGTTCGGGGCCCGCGTGGTGCTCGAGGCGATCGAGCACCGCAAGCATGTCGTCATGATGAACGCGGAGCTGGACGGCACCATCGGCCCGATACTCAAGGTCTATGCGGATAAAGCGGGCGTGGTCATCACCAATGCGGACGGCGACCAGCCGGGCGTTATCATGAACCTCTACCGTTTTGTGAAGGGAATCGGGGTGACGCCGGCGCTCTGCGGCAACATCAAGGGGCTCCACGATCCTTACCGCAACCCGACCACCCAGAAGTCCTTTGCGGAGCAGTGGAAGCAGAAACCGCACATGGTCACTTCCTTCGCCGACGGCACGAAGATCTCGTTCGAGCAGGCGATCGTGGCGAACGCCACCGGCATGCGGGTCGCCCGGCGCGGCATGTTCGGTCCTGCGGTCGCGGCAGGCACGCCCATCGATCAGGCAGCGGCGTGGTACCCGGCGGACGCTCTCCTCGGCGGCAGCGGCATCGTTGATTATGTCGTAGGCGCGACGCCGAGCCCCGGCGTATTCGTGCTCGGCACGCACGACCATCCTGCGCAGAAGCACTACCTCAATCTGTACAAGCTTGGCGCCGGTCCGTTCTACTGCTTTTATACGCCCTATCACCTCTGCCATTTCGAAGTGCCTATGACCGCCGCCCGGGCCGTCCTGTTCGGCGATGCCGCGATCGCTCCCCTCGGCGCCCCCTTCGTGGAGGTGGTCGCCGCCGCGAAGAAAGACCTTGCGGCAGGAGAAGTCCTCGACGGTATCGGACACTACATGACTTACGGACTCTGCGAGAATGCGGATGTCGCGAACGCGCAGCGCCTGCTGCCCATGGGGCTTGCGCAGGGATGCACCCTGAAGCGCGACCTGCCGCGGGACCGGGTGCTCACATACGACGATGTGGAGCTCCCCGCAAACAGGCTGAGCGACCGCCTTCGCGCCGAGCAGGACCGCTATTTCACCCGCGCCTGCCGCCCGCACGCCGCAGCGTAGTCCGGGGAGAGGAATCGCGGAGCATGACAGGAACCCTGCGCTCCCGCATCAAGGAGTACACGGGCGCGTTGCCCGACTTCATTATCGTCGGCGCACAGAAGTGCGGCACCACGTCGCTGTACCATTATCTCGTCCAGCACCCCTGCATCTACCCTACATCGGTAAAGGAGGTCGGCTATTTCGACCGGTACTATGCGAAGGGGATCGGGTGGTACCGGGCCCAGTTCCCGTCGCGGCTGAAGAAGCTGCTCGCGACGCATCTCCGGGGAGA
This genomic window contains:
- a CDS encoding SAF domain-containing protein, whose protein sequence is MIIVDRALEKREHEGAPLTVALVGAGFMGRGIALQIINSVKGMRLVAIANRRLDGAGRAYAEAGITGIETVETVAGLEEAIARKRPAITDDALLLCRAEGIDAIIEATGDVEFGARVVLEAIEHRKHVVMMNAELDGTIGPILKVYADKAGVVITNADGDQPGVIMNLYRFVKGIGVTPALCGNIKGLHDPYRNPTTQKSFAEQWKQKPHMVTSFADGTKISFEQAIVANATGMRVARRGMFGPAVAAGTPIDQAAAWYPADALLGGSGIVDYVVGATPSPGVFVLGTHDHPAQKHYLNLYKLGAGPFYCFYTPYHLCHFEVPMTAARAVLFGDAAIAPLGAPFVEVVAAAKKDLAAGEVLDGIGHYMTYGLCENADVANAQRLLPMGLAQGCTLKRDLPRDRVLTYDDVELPANRLSDRLRAEQDRYFTRACRPHAAA
- the rfbC gene encoding dTDP-4-dehydrorhamnose 3,5-epimerase, translating into MIFKETALKGAFIIEPEKRADERGMFARAWCRNEFEAHGLVAAVVQSNLSFSRKKGTLRGMHYQLPPYEETKLVRCTKGALFDVIIDLRPASPTYKQWIGAELTEENHTMLYVPRGFAHGFQTLTDNVEVFYHVSQFYSPEAERGIRWNDPLFGIRWPEAAERTISDKDRSWPDFTPEWHLGASKPETAVAALP